A section of the Desulfitibacter sp. BRH_c19 genome encodes:
- a CDS encoding carbon-nitrogen hydrolase translates to MSMIKTAMIQMSVFKDKLKNIEKAGDYLQKLVDQRIDLAVLPEMFCCPYQTNNFPIYAEEEGGTCWQLLSNMAASYNVYLAAGSMPEKDEKGRIFNTAYVFDRQGHQIAKHRKMHLFDINVTGGQSFKESETLTAGDRVTVFDTEFGKMGICICYDFRFPELTRLMVNQGAKVILVPAAFNMTTGPAHWETMFRQRAVDNQVFTIGAAPARDPASAYISWGHSIAVAPWGNVLVQMDEKEGYTVQTLDLAEVDKVRRELPLLKHRRLDTYTI, encoded by the coding sequence ATGTCGATGATTAAAACAGCAATGATTCAGATGTCAGTCTTCAAAGACAAATTAAAAAATATCGAAAAGGCGGGAGACTACCTGCAAAAGCTCGTGGATCAGAGAATTGATTTGGCAGTGCTCCCTGAAATGTTTTGCTGCCCTTACCAGACGAATAACTTTCCTATCTATGCTGAAGAAGAAGGCGGAACATGCTGGCAGCTGCTTTCAAATATGGCAGCATCCTATAATGTTTATCTTGCAGCTGGTTCTATGCCTGAAAAAGATGAAAAAGGTCGAATTTTCAATACTGCTTATGTATTTGACCGTCAGGGGCATCAGATCGCAAAGCACCGTAAAATGCATCTCTTTGATATTAACGTAACCGGTGGCCAGAGTTTTAAGGAGTCAGAAACACTTACAGCTGGAGACCGGGTGACTGTGTTTGATACTGAATTTGGTAAAATGGGGATTTGTATCTGTTATGATTTCCGTTTTCCGGAACTTACCCGCCTGATGGTAAACCAGGGGGCAAAAGTCATCCTAGTACCTGCTGCGTTTAATATGACAACTGGCCCTGCACACTGGGAAACCATGTTCCGGCAGCGTGCAGTAGACAATCAAGTGTTCACCATCGGTGCTGCTCCAGCGCGCGACCCAGCTTCAGCCTACATCTCGTGGGGGCATTCTATCGCAGTAGCTCCATGGGGAAATGTATTAGTTCAGATGGATGAAAAGGAAGGCTACACAGTCCAGACACTAGATCTTGCTGAGGTAGATAAAGTACGCAGAGAATTGCCTTTGCTGAAGCACCGCAGATTAGATACCTATACAATATGA
- a CDS encoding potassium uptake system protein, with product MSKGNFAVIGLGRFGSSVARTLINLGHDVLGIDKDEKKVEELSNILTHVIVADSKKEEVLQKIGIRNFDTVIVAIGHDLEANILTTVLLSQFGIKNIIAKASSDIHGDVLLRVGATKVVFPERDMGEKIGKGICSGNFLDFIDISPEYSVVEVIAPKRFLNKSLGSLNLRPKYEISVLAIKKRDRILVAPGANDIVEDGDLLVVIGENNKLSTCFEI from the coding sequence GTGTCAAAAGGAAACTTTGCTGTAATTGGACTAGGGAGATTTGGATCAAGTGTAGCAAGAACACTTATAAATCTTGGTCATGATGTCCTTGGTATAGATAAGGATGAGAAAAAGGTTGAGGAATTATCTAATATATTGACTCATGTGATTGTTGCAGATTCGAAAAAGGAAGAAGTCTTACAAAAAATTGGAATAAGAAACTTTGATACAGTGATAGTCGCAATAGGACATGATTTAGAAGCCAACATACTTACTACTGTCCTTTTAAGTCAGTTCGGGATAAAAAATATAATTGCCAAGGCAAGTTCAGATATTCATGGTGACGTGCTACTCAGGGTAGGTGCAACAAAAGTAGTATTCCCTGAAAGGGATATGGGTGAAAAAATAGGGAAGGGTATATGCTCTGGCAATTTCCTAGACTTTATAGATATCTCACCAGAATACTCTGTAGTGGAGGTAATAGCTCCAAAAAGATTTCTAAACAAAAGTCTAGGCAGTCTAAACCTTAGACCAAAGTATGAAATTAGTGTTCTTGCAATAAAAAAAAGAGACCGAATACTGGTTGCTCCTGGAGCTAATGATATAGTCGAGGATGGAGATTTACTTGTTGTAATTGGTGAGAATAATAAACTGAGTACATGTTTTGAGATTTAA
- a CDS encoding two-component system response regulator yields MNKESIRVLIVDDEKAIRRFLRVSLSAQNYQVFEAVTGQEGISEIISKRPDLIILDLGLPDMDGTDVILNIREWTSIPIIVLSVRERETDKIKALDAGADDYLTKPFSIGELMARLRVIERHLNTVDEEPVYKIANLCVDLTRRRVTLDNQEVSLTPTEYEIIRVLVKNKGKVITHEQMLRLVWGMGYAQERNLLRVNMSNLRRKLEPNPQVPSFILTEPGVGYRLKDE; encoded by the coding sequence TTGAATAAGGAATCAATTCGTGTACTAATAGTAGATGATGAGAAAGCTATAAGACGTTTCCTACGGGTTTCTCTTTCTGCCCAAAACTACCAAGTATTTGAGGCAGTAACTGGACAAGAAGGCATTTCAGAAATAATTTCTAAGAGGCCTGATCTAATAATTTTAGATTTAGGATTGCCAGATATGGATGGAACAGATGTCATTCTGAATATTAGGGAATGGACCTCTATACCTATTATTGTTTTATCTGTTAGGGAGAGAGAGACAGATAAGATAAAGGCTCTTGATGCTGGGGCTGATGATTATCTTACAAAACCTTTTAGCATCGGTGAACTCATGGCAAGGCTTAGAGTTATCGAACGCCACTTGAATACTGTTGATGAAGAACCCGTGTATAAGATAGCAAACCTATGTGTAGATCTTACCAGAAGGCGTGTGACTCTTGATAATCAAGAAGTATCTTTAACCCCTACCGAATATGAAATCATAAGGGTACTGGTTAAGAACAAAGGAAAAGTAATAACCCATGAACAAATGCTCCGACTTGTTTGGGGTATGGGTTATGCACAGGAAAGAAATTTATTAAGGGTTAATATGAGTAATCTTAGACGCAAACTTGAACCTAATCCTCAGGTTCCCAGCTTTATTCTAACAGAACCTGGTGTTGGCTATAGACTAAAAGACGAGTAA
- a CDS encoding ATP synthase subunit J, whose protein sequence is MNKNHFFHPAKIFVISFAIVILIGSLLLSLPIATKDGTSLPYIDALFTATSAVCVTGLVVVDTGDTFSLFGQTIVMMLIQLGGLGFMTFASVVMLFLGIKISLKYRLILQENFSHYSTQGVVKLLRNVVILTLIFETIGMLVLGLKWYPDMGLKSFYFGLFHSISAFNNAGFDLFGSFSSLTNQTSDILTSLVIISLFIFGGLGFFVLSDIFLFPKRKSLHYHSKLVLTMTFILLAVGFVGIFSMEGNNPDTMGNLSLLEKIVASLFAAATPRTAGFSTIDVGSYSDAALLFTMVLMFIGASPGSTGGGIKTTTFGIILAGIIANIRGNKQTVMYERGVSNDIIWKASTIAFLALFLIIITTFVLTLSEHNTFIENFFESVSAFGTVGLSMGITPDLSLIGKIMVIITMFIGRVGPLTLALVLSHKSEADIIYPNGDVMIG, encoded by the coding sequence ATAAATAAAAATCATTTTTTCCATCCTGCGAAAATATTTGTAATAAGTTTTGCTATTGTTATTCTGATTGGTTCTCTATTGCTTTCGTTACCAATTGCAACTAAAGACGGCACTTCTTTACCGTATATAGATGCATTATTCACAGCTACATCCGCAGTTTGTGTTACTGGACTAGTAGTAGTTGATACTGGGGACACATTCTCATTATTCGGTCAAACTATAGTAATGATGCTAATTCAGTTAGGGGGACTTGGCTTCATGACTTTTGCTAGTGTTGTTATGTTGTTCCTGGGAATCAAAATATCTCTAAAATATAGATTGATTTTGCAGGAAAATTTCAGTCATTATTCTACACAGGGTGTTGTTAAATTATTAAGAAATGTGGTTATATTAACATTGATATTTGAAACTATTGGAATGCTCGTATTGGGATTAAAATGGTATCCCGACATGGGACTGAAATCCTTCTATTTTGGCTTGTTTCATTCAATATCTGCATTTAATAATGCAGGTTTTGATTTATTCGGTTCTTTTTCTAGTTTAACAAATCAAACTAGTGATATATTAACAAGCCTTGTCATCATATCCTTATTTATTTTTGGAGGACTGGGATTTTTTGTACTCTCAGATATTTTCTTGTTTCCCAAGCGGAAAAGTCTACACTATCATAGCAAATTAGTTCTAACTATGACTTTTATTCTACTTGCTGTGGGATTTGTAGGAATTTTTTCCATGGAAGGAAATAATCCTGACACAATGGGAAATTTAAGTTTATTAGAAAAAATAGTTGCTTCATTATTTGCGGCAGCTACTCCCAGGACAGCAGGTTTTAGTACAATTGATGTTGGAAGTTATAGTGATGCTGCATTACTTTTTACCATGGTATTAATGTTTATAGGGGCATCTCCAGGCTCCACAGGGGGAGGTATTAAAACAACTACCTTTGGAATTATTTTAGCTGGAATAATAGCAAATATTCGGGGAAATAAGCAAACAGTAATGTATGAAAGAGGTGTATCAAATGATATTATTTGGAAAGCAAGCACTATTGCTTTTCTGGCACTCTTTTTGATTATTATAACTACATTTGTGCTGACATTATCAGAACATAACACTTTTATTGAAAACTTTTTTGAATCAGTTTCTGCATTTGGAACAGTAGGGCTTTCTATGGGAATCACCCCTGACCTCTCGTTAATAGGTAAAATTATGGTGATAATTACCATGTTTATTGGCAGGGTAGGACCATTAACCTTGGCCTTAGTTTTAAGCCACAAGAGTGAAGCTGATATAATATATCCAAATGGTGATGTGATGATTGGGTAA